A genomic region of Alnus glutinosa chromosome 11, dhAlnGlut1.1, whole genome shotgun sequence contains the following coding sequences:
- the LOC133881970 gene encoding uncharacterized protein LOC133881970, whose translation MGSNVVQQQIPRLSKDNYGSWSIQMRALFGFQDLWEVITDGFMEPTKEEEAEYTADEKKALKEQRKKDKKALFLLYQGLDEHTFEKVAEATTSKQAWEILTSIFKGDERVRRVRLQTLRGEFEALHMKDGESVSDYFSRLLVIVNGLKRNNEKVDDIRVVEKVLRSLSSKFEHVVVAIEESKDLENLTIEELLGSLQVHEQRMQKNVTSGVLEQALE comes from the coding sequence ATGGGTTCCAACGTGGTCCAGCAACAAATCCCTAGATTATCAAAAGATAACTATGGGTCGTGGTCTATCCAAATGAGAGCCTTGTTTGGGTTTCAAGATTTGTGGGAAGTCATAACTGACGGATTTATGGAACCCACCAAGGAGGAAGAAGCTGAATACACAGCTGATGAGAAGAAGGCTCTTAAGGAGCAGAGGAAGAAGGATAAAAAGGCTTTGTTTCTACTCTATCAAGGGTTGGACGAGCATACCTTTGAGAAAGTTGCTGAAGCAACGACAAGTAAACAAGCATGGGAGATTCTAACTTCCATCTTCAAAGGAGATGAACGGGTGAGACGGGTCCGTCTCCAAACATTACGAGGCGAGTTTGAGGCTCTTCACATGAAGGATGGAGAATCGGTGTCCGATTATTTTTCACGATTGTTGGTAATCGTGAATGGTTTGAAAAGAAACAATGAGAAGGTTGATGACATCCGAGTCGTCGAAAAGGTACTTCGATCCCTTTCCTCTAAATTTGAGCATGTAGTTGTAGCTATCGAAGAGTCTAAGGACTTGGAGAATCTTACAATTGAGGAGTTGTTGGGTTCATTACAAGTACATGAGCAAAGGATGCAGAAGAATGTTACTTCTGGTGTATTAGAACAAGCACTAGAGTAA
- the LOC133881378 gene encoding B3 domain-containing protein Os01g0723500-like, whose protein sequence is MSFDVLIFGKDGCERVYAPINKHTPVHDEADQLTELKEKDIQRRKKLEEKEPPTQKRKVWKMAESFTSDFPYFKRCMTKSHVEKVFILRVPAVFAKEHLPPQGRAKIVVRNSEDKSWEVNYVSNGWNHVLSGGFKAFVLENKLKIGDICIFELLGKQEIRVRIFR, encoded by the exons ATGTCTTTTGATGTACTGATTTTTGGAAAAGATGGTTGCGAGAGAGTTTATGCTCCTATTAACAAGCACACTCCAGTACATGACGAAGCAGACCAGCTTACAGAACTCAAAGAGAAAGACAtccagagaaggaaaaaattaGAGGAAAAGGAGCCTCCCACCCAGAAAAGAAAGGTTTGGAAAATGGCCGAGTCTTTTACCTCCGATTTTCCTTACTTCAAGAGATGCATGACAAAATCCCATGTGGAGAAGGTGTTCATACTT CGAGTCCCAGCTGTTTTTGCTAAAGAACACCTTCCTCCTCAAGGCAGGGCAAAGATTGTTGTAAGGAATTCAGAAGATAAATCTTGGGAAGTGAATTACGTGAGCAATGGGTGGAACCATGTCCTTTCTGGAGGGTTCAAAGCCTTTGTACTTGAAAACAAGCTCAAGATTGGTGATATCTGCATATTTGAGCTTTTGGGGAAACAAGAAATCCGAGTCCGTATTTTCCGCTGA